In Beijerinckia indica subsp. indica ATCC 9039, the genomic window AGAATCTGTATTCTCGATACTACGGTATCATTCCCAAAAATGTGAGATTCGGGCTGATGGCCTTGTTGAAAGCCTTGCGCTCATCCGGTGATTATCTGGCGGATCGTCGTTTCGCTTATGCGCAGGCCGCTGCCGCCGAGGGCGATGATCAGGCGGCCGAGGATCTCGTTCTTCAAACCTTGGAACTCGTTCCGGATTTCGCGCCGGCTTGGTTTACTCTGGGCGAATTGCGTGAAAAGCAAGGCCTGCGCGATCAGGCCATCGAAGCTTTTGAGCGGGCACGCGCCTGCGATGAGACGGACGAACTGGGCGCTGTTTTGCACCTTGGCAGGCTCGGCGCGATTGTCCCGCAAACAGCCTCGCCACGCTTTGTCGAAAGCCTTTTCGACCATTATGCCGATGATTTCGAAGCCCATCTGACGCAAAAGCTGCATTATCGCGGGCCATCTCTCCTTGCCGAGGCCTATATGCGCCTGCAAGCCGGTGTCGCCGAGACCATGATCGATCTCGGTTGTGGCACCGGCTTGGCCGGTGAAGCGTTCCGGCCGATGGCGCGTCATCTGACCGGTGTCGATCTCTCGCCTCGGATGATCGAGGCAGCCAAGGCACGGGGGCTTTATGACCGTCTCGCCGTAGCCGCCGTGGAAGATTTTCTCATGTCGGAGCCCGAATCCAGTGTCGATTTGATCATCGCCGCCGATGTCTTCGTCTATATGGGAGATCTTTCCTCTGTCCTTGCTGGGTCGCGCCGGGTCTTGAAACCCGATGGTCTCCTCGGTTTCACCGTACAAGTGACGCAAACAAAACCTTATAAAGTCGGTCATGATCTGCGTTTTGCCCATGCGGAGGCTTATCTGCGCGCGGCGCTTGCGGAGGCGCGCTTGCATCTGACGCTTTGTGAGGATGTTTCGACCCGCCAGGAGGCAGGCACGCCGGTGCCGGGTCTCCTGATCATCGCGCGCGCCTGAGACGATCCAGCCTTGGCCATTACAGAAGCGTGACCCGTATCCTGCTGTTTCAGCTTGGAATAAACCGCCCCACAGGTATCAATCATCGCGTCCCGAGACTATATGAGCCTCGAACCTTTGTCCTTGCTCCCTTTCATCCCGAGTTCGATCATCCATGCAAGATAATGAAGCGAACCGCTTTTCCGCCCGCGCCGCGCGCTATGCCCGTGTCGGTGTCAATGTCGGCGGCGTCGCGGCGCGGATTGCCGGCGCGCGACTGACTGGACTGCGGGGCAGCGAGAGCGGCAATGCGCGGGCGCTTGCCAAAGCGCTGGGTGGTCTCAAGGGACCCATGATGAAAGTCGCCCAGATGATGGCGACCATACCGGATATTCTGCCACCCGAATATGCCGAGGAATTGCTGAAACTGCAGAACGAAGCGCCGCCAATGGGCGCGGCTTTCGTCAAGCGTCGCATGCAGGGCGAATTGGGGGAGGGCTGGCAGAAACGGTTCGGCGCTTTTGATCTACATCCAGCGGCGGCCGCCTCGCTGGGGCAGGTCCACCGTGCGCGCATGCAGGATGGGACGGTACTTGCCTGCAAGCTGCAATATCCGGATATGGCCTCAGCCGTCGAGGCCGATCTCAAGCAACTCGATCTGCTCTTTTCCTTGCACCGGCGCGTCAATCCCGCGATCGACACGCGCGATATGGTGAAGGAAATC contains:
- a CDS encoding class I SAM-dependent DNA methyltransferase — its product is MALLKALRSSGDYLADRRFAYAQAAAAEGDDQAAEDLVLQTLELVPDFAPAWFTLGELREKQGLRDQAIEAFERARACDETDELGAVLHLGRLGAIVPQTASPRFVESLFDHYADDFEAHLTQKLHYRGPSLLAEAYMRLQAGVAETMIDLGCGTGLAGEAFRPMARHLTGVDLSPRMIEAAKARGLYDRLAVAAVEDFLMSEPESSVDLIIAADVFVYMGDLSSVLAGSRRVLKPDGLLGFTVQVTQTKPYKVGHDLRFAHAEAYLRAALAEARLHLTLCEDVSTRQEAGTPVPGLLIIARA